One Saccharomyces mikatae IFO 1815 strain IFO1815 genome assembly, chromosome: 16 genomic region harbors:
- the SMKI16G0370 gene encoding uncharacterized protein (similar to Saccharomyces cerevisiae YGR237C; ancestral locus Anc_5.90) yields the protein MSTAKAFTKHISFDDLAPSLIDDQATIIKNDSHHVGLNNHFLHIPPQFNPVYKNTLTGSQGSNELTADENLDLLEGEGVSPPSRVESPTSMAPGVPHLYTQMFSPAAHDPSKNYLRSSSVERSRSESPMFRSRRRTSVRLPPPPKVSVLKKFPKAADEQGPIDDINIGDLDFELERRMTKMTERNTQKNSGSRKGYTQAAFANLNEVEDRIEAKSMMDLSESENPESSKKRSKSFAGMTDEELTKLEDFYISKGRSNKTKIDQFDFGEQVPVYLNTTESKTESSNITDPLAAIYPSRPTIVHNAISMTVDHPDYESFISQTKNKLNCKEKDDNVDLRVVSCYISGRRYTWSSVDWYAENLVRDGDHLVIITTIPEFEAKIDSLAYKEKRKHRLERMASDTSEIMTTTSHSLVGPDPSSPLSTGMRVEAIHNEAKQTCSNILTYYSKRLATKIVRISIEMVKEDSTRSAIICATSLYRPSLQVISTVSANIQIKFRNGKVKLPFFLMKHFAMPAFVVPFEFIEPELLIKSRTDVNKEEKTTDSETRVKKEERLQWLSGLIKRTLENPFTKHKVVDSDDEESDSDESVASVNEYFPISPEKKEEMEFFDKMGYVRPKPSRQVLLDDNTLMKYDSSGRKLTPVESRSSKRSSKRSSRIQFNNNSIYKVKSMVDDIYNHDTAPTPHVKTALKWDNEDPKMKLSSHPMRKTKSAGLSPRTSSASSSSGPKKVHHHHHHHNHVSRTKTAESSKSASSKKGSSSSSSKDHQFRKPEKKKKSKFGSIFKKVFG from the coding sequence atgtcAACCGCAAAGGCGTTCACTAAGCATATTTCGTTTGATGATCTGGCACCTTCCTTGATCGATGATCAAGCTACTATTATCAAAAACGACAGTCATCATGTTGGCTTGAACAATCATTTTTTGCATATACCTCCGCAATTCAATCCTGTTTACAAAAATACGTTGACTGGTAGCCAAGGTTCTAATGAACTTACAGCTGATGAAAATCTGGATTTACTTGAAGGCGAAGGTGTTTCTCCACCATCTCGAGTGGAAAGTCCAACATCTATGGCGCCTGGAGTTCCACATTTATATACGCAGATGTTTTCACCAGCAGCACACGATCCTTCCAAGAACTATCTAAGATCATCCAGCGTTGAAAGAAGTAGGAGTGAATCTCCAATGTTCAGgtcaagaagaagaacttcAGTAAGATTACCTCCTCCCCCAAAAGTTTCTgtactaaaaaaatttccgAAGGCTGCTGATGAACAGGGGCCCATTGATGACATTAATATTGGAGACTTAGATTTTGAACTGGAAAGGAGAATGACCAAAATGACTGAAAGAAAcactcaaaaaaattccgGGTCAAGGAAGGGCTACACGCAAGCTGCATTTGCCAACCTTAATGAAGTGGAAGATAGGATTGAAGCTAAGTCAATGATGGATTTATCTGAAAGCGAAAATCCGGAAagctcaaaaaaaaggtcaaAATCGTTTGCTGGGATGacagatgaagaattaaCTAAGTTGGAAGATTTTTATATAAGTAAAGGGAGATCAAATAAGACTAAAATAGATCAATTTGATTTCGGTGAGCAAGTTCCGGTATATTTGAACACAACTGAATCGAAAACAGAGTCAAGCAATATAACAGACCCTTTGGCAGCAATCTATCCATCAAGACCTACAATTGTTCATAATGCAATTTCGATGACTGTTGATCACCCAGACTATGAAAGTTTTATATCCCAGACAAAAAACAAGCTGAATTGTAAAGAGAAAGATGACAATGTCGATTTGAGAGTTGTATCATGTTATATATCAGGTAGGAGATATACCTGGTCATCAGTGGATTGGTATGCTGAAAATTTGGTAAGAGATGGTGACCACTTAGTCATAATTACAACAATTCCTGAGTTTGAGGCCAAAATTGATTCTCTAGCCTATAaggagaaaagaaaacaccGCTTAGAAAGAATGGCAAGTGATACCAGTGAAATCATGACTACAACGTCACATAGCCTCGTGGGTCCAGATCCGTCTAGCCCATTATCTACGGGAATGAGAGTAGAAGCCATTCATAATGAGGCAAAACAGACATGTAGTAACATTCTAACTTACTACTCGAAAAGATTGGCTACAAAAATAGTTAGAATTAGTATTGAAATGGTAAAGGAAGATTCGACAAGATCGGCAATAATTTGTGCAACTTCCCTATATAGGCCGAGTTTGCAAGTAATTAGCACTGTTAGTGCCAACATTCAGATCAAATTCAGGAATGGAAAAGTTAAACTgccatttttcttaatgaaACACTTTGCCATGCCAGCATTTGTCGTCCCATTCGAATTTATCGAGCCAGAACTTTTGATCAAATCTAGAACAGATGTAAATAAGGAAGAGAAGACTACCGATTCGGAGACCAGAGTAAAGAAAGAGGAAAGGTTACAATGGCTAAGTGGATTAATCAAGAGAACTTTAGAAAATCCATTCACCAAACATAAGGTGGTTGACTCggacgatgaagaaagtgatAGCGATGAATCAGTAGCGTCCGTAAATGAATACTTCCCAATCTCAccagagaaaaaagaagaaatggaatTCTTCGATAAGATGGGATATGTAAGGCCAAAACCTTCCAGACAAGTACTTTTGGACGATAACACTCTCATGAAGTATGATAGCTCTGGTCGAAAATTGACTCCCGTGGAGTCAAGAAGTTCTAAACGCAGTTCGAAGCGTAGTTCAAGAATACAGTTCAACAATAACAGTATTTATAAAGTAAAATCAATGGTAGATGATATTTACAACCATGACACAGCTCCTACACCTCATGTTAAAACCGCACTGAAATGGGATAATGAGGatccaaaaatgaaactCTCTTCACATCCaatgagaaaaacaaaatctgCGGGTTTATCACCCAGAACATCGTCTGCTTCATCGTCTTCGGGCCCGAAAAAGGtgcatcatcatcaccatcatcataaCCACGTTTCAAGGACGAAAACCGCCGAAAGCAGCAAATCAGCCAGCAGCAAAAAAGGTAgttcctcatcttcttcgaaAGACCATCAATTCAGGAAGcctgaaaagaagaagaaaagtaaatttGGCTCCATCTTTAAGAAAGTGTTCGGTTGA
- the SPG1 gene encoding Spg1p (similar to Saccharomyces cerevisiae SPG1 (YGR236C); ancestral locus Anc_5.91), translating into MKLDSGIYSEAQRVVRTPKFRYIMLGLVGAAVVPTAYMRRGYTVPAHSLDRINGIDTTKMPTAGASQKVAMTKGKSLQEMMDDDEVTYLMFSSIM; encoded by the coding sequence atgaagTTAGATTCAGGAATATATTCAGAGGCACAACGGGTGGTGAGAACTCCCAAATTTAGGTACATCATGTTAGGGCTGGTAGGTGCTGCTGTGGTGCCGACCGCATACATGAGAAGGGGATATACGGTTCCTGCACATAGTTTAGACAGAATTAATGGCATCGACACGACTAAGATGCCTACGGCGGGTGCTAGTCAAAAGGTAGCAATGACTAAGGGTAAGAGCTTACAGGAGATGATGGATGATGACGAAGTTACGTACCTgatgttttcttcaattatGTAA
- the MIC26 gene encoding Mic26p (similar to Saccharomyces cerevisiae MIC26 (YGR235C)) — MAKDFYRQVDPVVEKIVPPENAIVISSEAKEATVNENEAEQGVFSQKVLGFIGENELVDGISVRDPDYLKKFFNERRKQFSTKWNKVTTKVDDVVGTYYAREKSFTSAISSLHTDPKERLIPGVSSILVAFMTGSVLTRRRTWILRATMPFILGSCCFAYVMPSTFKNTMGLAHDIEMNTFPRFVQRQDHLWQEIKRLSNASMQYYCDAKRWFNKDVEKTGDAIKDWTGINVK, encoded by the coding sequence ATGGCAAAGGATTTTTATCGCCAGGTAGACCCCGTCGTGGAGAAGATTGTTCCACCCGAGAATGCCATAGTGATCTCCTCAGAAGCTAAAGAGGCCACTGTTAACGAAAACGAAGCTGAACAAGGTGTTTTTTCCCAAAAAGTTTTGGGATTCATTGGGGAAAATGAGCTCGTAGATGGTATTTCAGTGCGCGATCCTGATTatctgaagaaatttttcaacgaaagaagaaaacaattcTCTACTAAATGGAATAAAGTAACAACCAAAGTGGATGATGTCGTGGGCACCTATTATGCCCGTGAAAAAAGCTTTACATCGGCCATTTCAAGCCTACACACTGATCCAAAGGAGCGCCTAATACCAGGGGTTTCGTCTATTTTAGTTGCCTTCATGACAGGTTCTGTTTtgacaagaagaagaacatgGATTCTTCGTGCAACAATGCCATTTATACTGGGTTCGTGTTGCTTTGCTTATGTAATGCCAAgcactttcaaaaacaccATGGGTCTTGCTCATGATATAGAAATGAATACATTTCCTCGCTTTGTCCAGAGACAAGATCACCTATGgcaagaaatcaaaagattGAGCAACGCATCTATGCAATATTACTGTGACGCCAAGAGGTGGTTTAACAAAGATGTAGAAAAAACAGGAGACGCAATCAAAGATTGGACTGGTATAAACGTAAAATAA
- the YHB1 gene encoding flavohemoglobin (similar to Saccharomyces cerevisiae YHB1 (YGR234W)), with translation MLAEKTRSIIKATVPVLEQQGATITRTFYKNMLTEHTELLNIFNRTNQKIGAQPNALAVTVLAAAKNIDDLSVLIEHVKQIGHKHRALQVKPEHYPIVGKYLLRAIKEVLGDAATPDIINAWGEAYQTIADIFITVEKQMYEEASWPGWKPFEITAKEYVASDIVEFTVKPRPGSGIDLESLPITPGQYITVNTHPIRQGNQYDALRHYSICSASTNDGLRFAVKMEAAGSDFPAGLVSEYLHKDAKVGDEIKLSAPAGDFAMNKRLINQDEIPLVLLSSGVGVTPILAMLEEQVKCNPNRPIYWIQSSYNEETQAFKRRVDELLDKCSNVEKTIVHTDTEPLIDAKFLKENSPAHADVYTCGSLAFMQAMITHLKELEHRDDMIHYEPFGPKMSTVQV, from the coding sequence ATGCTAGCCGAAAAAACTCGTTCCATAATCAAAGCTACCGTTCCTGTCTTAGAACAGCAAGGTGCTACGATCACGCGTACATTTTATAAAAACATGCTCACTGAGCATACTGAGTTActtaatatttttaataGAACTAACCAAAAAATTGGTGCCCAGCCTAATGCCTTGGCTGTTACAGTTTTGGCTGCGGCTAAgaacattgatgatttgTCCGTGCTTATAGAACATGTTAAGCAAATTGGCCACAAGCACCGTGCTTTGCAAGTTAAACCTGAGCATTACCCAATTGTTGGAAAATACTTACTAAGAGCCATTAAAGAAGTTTTAGGCGATGCTGCAACCCCCGATATCATTAATGCCTGGGGAGAGGCCTACCAAACCATTGCTGACATCTTCATCACTGTTGAAAAACAAATGTACGAAGAAGCTTCATGGCCAGGTTGGAAACCATTTGAAATTACTGCCAAAGAGTACGTTGCTTCCGATATTGTGGAATTTACCGTTAAACCAAGGCCTGGTTCTGGTATTGATTTGGAAAGTTTGCCGATCACTCCAGGTCAATATATCACAGTAAATACTCACCCAATTAGGCAGGGAAACCAGTACGATGCCTTAAGACATTACTCTATTTGTTCTGCGTCTACCAATGATGGGTTACGATTTGCAGTAAAGATGGAGGCTGCTGGAAGTGACTTTCCTGCAGGTTTGGTCTCGGAATATTTACACAAGGATGCCAAAGTTGGTGATGAGATTAAACTAAGTGCACCGGCCGGTGATTTTGCAATGAACAAGCGCTTGATAAACCAGGATGAAATTCCGTTGGTATTGTTATCTTCTGGTGTCGGCGTCACACCGATTCTAGCTATGCTAGAAGAACAAGTCAAATGCAACCCGAATAGGCCAATCTATTGGATACAATCTTCGTACAATGAAGAGACACAAGCGTTCAAAAGACGAGTTGATGAACTGTTGGATAAATGCTCAAATGTCGAAAAAACCATTGTTCATACTGATACTGAACCATTGATTGATGCCAAattcttgaaagaaaactcACCTGCACATGCCGATGTTTATACCTGTGGCTCCTTGGCATTTATGCAAGCTATGATTACTCATCTGAAAGAACTGGAGCATCGTGACGATATGATCCATTACGAACCGTTTGGTCCAAAAATGTCAACTGTACAAGTTTAA